A single window of Shewanella sp. Choline-02u-19 DNA harbors:
- the thiH gene encoding 2-iminoacetate synthase ThiH: MSFVDEFKKLSRSELQMSLYSTTKQEVERALQSPAGDLNSLLALLSPAAEHYLEEMAQRSAALTRQRFGASLGMYIPLYLSNLCANECDYCGFTMSNKLKRKTLSETELLKEMSLVKQMGYDAILLVSGEHDTKVGLPYFKQMLPLVKQHFSHVAMEVQPLDKSDYESLIEDGLDAVMLYQETYNPVTYAKHHTRGKKKDFSHRLESPERVAQAGVDKIGLGVLLGLDDWRLDALLMGHHLAYLEKHYWRSRYSISLPRLRPCTGGVSPKVELTDAGLVQMICAFRLFNQQLEISLSTRETPALRDNLFALGVTNVSAGSSTQPGGYDEPNSQLDQFEISDDRSPQQVAAAMNARGFNPVWKDWEMGW, translated from the coding sequence ATGAGCTTTGTCGATGAATTTAAAAAGTTGTCCCGCAGTGAGCTACAAATGTCGCTATATTCGACGACGAAGCAAGAGGTTGAACGCGCGTTACAAAGCCCGGCTGGCGATCTCAATAGTTTGCTCGCATTGCTGTCACCTGCTGCTGAACATTATCTTGAAGAGATGGCGCAGCGCTCTGCTGCGCTGACTCGGCAGCGTTTTGGTGCCAGTCTCGGGATGTATATCCCGCTGTATCTTTCAAATCTATGCGCTAACGAATGTGATTACTGTGGTTTTACCATGAGTAATAAGCTTAAACGCAAAACGCTATCGGAAACTGAACTGCTTAAAGAGATGTCTTTAGTCAAACAGATGGGTTACGACGCGATTCTTTTAGTGTCGGGTGAGCACGACACTAAAGTTGGTTTACCCTATTTTAAGCAGATGTTGCCGCTGGTAAAGCAGCATTTTAGCCATGTTGCCATGGAAGTTCAGCCGTTGGATAAGAGCGACTACGAGTCGTTGATAGAAGATGGTCTAGATGCTGTTATGCTCTATCAAGAAACCTATAATCCCGTGACGTATGCTAAGCACCACACGCGTGGTAAAAAGAAAGACTTTAGTCATCGTTTAGAATCACCAGAACGAGTAGCGCAAGCAGGGGTTGATAAGATAGGTTTAGGCGTATTACTGGGCCTTGATGATTGGCGTTTGGATGCATTGTTGATGGGACATCATCTGGCTTATTTGGAGAAGCATTACTGGCGCAGTCGTTATAGTATTTCTCTGCCACGCTTAAGACCTTGTACTGGTGGCGTTTCACCTAAAGTTGAGTTAACGGATGCAGGCTTAGTGCAAATGATCTGTGCGTTCAGATTATTTAATCAGCAACTTGAAATAAGCTTATCTACCCGTGAAACCCCCGCGCTGAGAGATAATCTATTTGCATTGGGTGTGACTAATGTGAGCGCCGGCAGTTCAACACAACCTGGCGGTTACGATGAGCCAAATTCGCAGTTAGATCAATTTGAGATCAGTGATGATCGTAGCCCACAACAAGTGGCTGCTGCAATGAATGCGCGAGGCTTCAATCCGGTGTGGAAAGATTGGGAAATGGGCTGGTAA